From one Catenuloplanes nepalensis genomic stretch:
- a CDS encoding L-serine ammonia-lyase has translation MASGSPGRHPTETRIVAISVFDLFSVGIGPSSSHTVGPMRAARMFVHRLKDEGLLAHTVTVRAELFGSLGATGHGHGTPKAVLLGLEGDAPDTVDITTADERVQRVHATGTLALLGAHEIRFDPGTDLVLHRRRSLPYHANGMTLHAYDETGATLLEKTYYSVGGGFVVDEEAAGADRVKLDDTVLRHPFRTGDELLRSTRDTGLSISALMLRNETSWRTESEIRSGLLDIWHVMRDCVANGTANEGLLPGGLKVRRRAATTARQLRAAGSPLEHAMEWLTVYAMAVNEENAAGGRVVTAPTNGAAGIIPAVLHYYVNFVPGADDDGVVRFLLAAGAIGLLFKENASISGAEVGCQGEVGSACAMAAGGLTEVLGGSPEQVENAAEIGMEHNLGLTCDPVGGLVQIPCIERNGMAAVKAVTAAKMAMRGDGRHHVSLDKVIKTMKETGADMKVKYKETARGGLAVNVIEC, from the coding sequence ATGGCCAGTGGATCACCCGGCAGACACCCGACGGAGACACGCATCGTGGCCATCTCGGTCTTTGACCTATTCTCGGTCGGCATCGGCCCGTCCAGCTCGCACACGGTCGGCCCGATGCGGGCCGCCCGGATGTTCGTGCACCGGCTCAAGGATGAGGGCCTGCTGGCGCACACCGTGACCGTGCGTGCGGAGCTGTTCGGGTCGCTCGGCGCGACCGGGCACGGGCACGGCACCCCCAAGGCGGTGCTGCTCGGCCTGGAGGGTGACGCGCCGGACACGGTCGACATCACCACGGCGGACGAGCGGGTGCAGCGCGTGCACGCCACCGGCACGCTGGCGCTGCTCGGCGCGCACGAGATCCGCTTCGACCCGGGCACCGACCTGGTCCTGCACCGGCGGCGGTCGCTGCCGTACCACGCGAACGGCATGACACTGCACGCGTACGACGAGACCGGCGCCACGCTGCTGGAGAAGACGTACTACTCGGTCGGTGGCGGTTTCGTCGTGGACGAGGAGGCGGCCGGCGCCGACCGCGTCAAGCTCGACGACACCGTGTTGCGGCACCCGTTCCGTACCGGCGATGAGCTCTTGCGGTCGACCCGGGACACCGGGTTGTCGATCTCGGCGCTGATGTTGCGCAACGAGACCTCGTGGCGCACCGAGTCGGAGATCCGCAGCGGGCTGCTGGACATCTGGCACGTGATGCGCGACTGCGTGGCAAACGGCACCGCGAACGAAGGGCTGCTGCCCGGCGGGCTGAAGGTGCGCCGCCGCGCCGCGACCACGGCCCGGCAACTGCGCGCGGCCGGCTCGCCGCTGGAGCACGCGATGGAGTGGCTGACCGTCTACGCGATGGCGGTGAACGAGGAGAACGCCGCGGGCGGCCGGGTGGTGACCGCGCCGACGAACGGCGCGGCCGGCATCATCCCGGCGGTGCTGCACTACTACGTGAACTTCGTGCCCGGCGCGGACGACGACGGCGTGGTCCGGTTCCTGCTGGCCGCGGGCGCGATCGGGCTGCTGTTCAAGGAGAACGCCTCGATCTCCGGCGCCGAGGTCGGCTGCCAGGGCGAGGTCGGCTCCGCGTGCGCGATGGCCGCGGGCGGCCTGACCGAGGTGCTCGGCGGCTCGCCGGAGCAGGTGGAGAACGCGGCCGAGATCGGCATGGAGCACAACCTGGGCCTGACCTGCGATCCGGTCGGCGGGCTGGTGCAGATCCCGTGCATCGAGCGCAACGGCATGGCCGCGGTCAAGGCGGTCACCGCGGCGAAGATGGCGATGCGCGGCGACGGCCGGCACCACGTCTCCCTCGACAAGGTCATCAAGACCATGAAGGAGACCGGCGCGGACATGAAGGTCAAGTACAAGGAGACCGCGCGCGGCGGCCTCGCCGTCAACGTCATCGAGTGCTAG
- the sodN gene encoding superoxide dismutase, Ni — MRLPRFLTPSTVASAHCDLPCGVYDPAQARIEAESVKAISEKYQASSDPEFRTRALIIKEQRAELVKHHLWVLWTDYFKPPHFATYPQLHALFNEATKLAGAGGSKGSADPAVADQLLQKIEEISKIFWETKQA; from the coding sequence TTGCGTCTCCCGCGTTTCCTCACGCCGTCGACCGTCGCCAGCGCGCACTGCGACCTTCCCTGCGGCGTCTACGATCCCGCTCAGGCCCGGATCGAGGCCGAGTCGGTCAAGGCGATCTCCGAGAAGTACCAGGCCAGCTCCGACCCCGAGTTCCGCACCCGCGCCCTGATCATCAAGGAACAGCGCGCCGAACTGGTCAAGCACCACCTCTGGGTCCTCTGGACCGACTACTTCAAGCCCCCGCACTTCGCCACCTACCCCCAGCTGCACGCCCTCTTCAACGAGGCCACCAAGCTGGCCGGCGCCGGCGGTTCCAAGGGCTCCGCCGACCCCGCCGTCGCCGACCAGCTCCTCCAGAAGATCGAGGAGATCTCGAAGATCTTCTGGGAAACCAAGCAGGCCTGA
- a CDS encoding sulfite exporter TauE/SafE family protein produces the protein MIEALAILAAGFWAGMINVVVGSGTLVTFPTLLFFGYPPLVANISNNIGLVGGGITGTLGYRRELAEHAPALRRLLPASLAGGLTGALLLLVLPDEAFRMIVPALIGLGLVMVVWGPRLQRTLQQHKPSAGTSHAALLTAGVYVLGIYGGYFGAAQGVLLVGWMSVLTVTSLQSITALKNLLTTGVNAIAAVTFVIVARDSVDWTAVALIAAGATLGGVAGARFGRMLPPIVMRTLIVVIGLIAIGKLALFP, from the coding sequence GTGATCGAGGCGCTCGCGATCCTGGCCGCCGGCTTCTGGGCCGGGATGATCAATGTGGTGGTCGGTTCGGGCACCCTGGTCACGTTTCCCACGCTGTTGTTCTTCGGCTATCCGCCACTGGTCGCGAACATCTCCAACAACATCGGGCTGGTCGGCGGCGGCATCACCGGCACGCTCGGGTACCGCCGCGAACTCGCCGAGCACGCACCCGCGCTGCGCCGCCTGCTGCCCGCCTCGCTGGCAGGCGGCCTGACCGGCGCGCTCCTGCTGCTGGTCCTCCCGGACGAGGCGTTCCGCATGATCGTTCCGGCGCTCATCGGCCTCGGCCTGGTCATGGTCGTCTGGGGTCCCCGCCTGCAGCGGACACTGCAACAACACAAGCCCTCCGCGGGTACGTCGCATGCCGCGCTGCTGACGGCCGGCGTCTACGTGCTGGGCATCTACGGCGGCTACTTCGGCGCCGCGCAGGGCGTACTCCTCGTCGGCTGGATGAGCGTGCTCACCGTGACCTCACTGCAGTCGATCACCGCCCTGAAGAACCTGCTCACCACGGGCGTCAACGCGATCGCCGCGGTCACGTTCGTGATCGTCGCCCGGGACTCGGTGGACTGGACCGCGGTCGCGCTGATCGCGGCCGGCGCCACGCTCGGCGGCGTGGCCGGCGCACGCTTCGGCCGCATGCTGCCGCCGATCGTGATGCGCACGCTGATCGTGGTGATCGGCCTGATCGCGATCGGCAAGCTGGCCCTATTTCCATAG
- the murQ gene encoding N-acetylmuramic acid 6-phosphate etherase: MNRPVVRVHSPTEQRNPATAEIDRRDTLGVLRLINAQDALVAAAVSAALPALAEAVDLGVAALRGGGRVHYAGAGSSGRLGVMDAAEIPPTYGYPPDRFVARLAGGPAAMTAAVEEVEDSVALGRDDLAGVTSSDLVVGLAASGRTPYVAGAFEAARSVGAPTVLITANPAATLAPDVLVCAETGPEAIAGSTRMKAGTAQKMLLHTFSTAVMIRMGRTFSNLMVDVRATNAKLRGRMLATLAEATGAGEQECRAALSAADGDLKVAITSVLAGVDPPAARRALRACDGVVRAALTHLGRA; the protein is encoded by the coding sequence ATGAACCGGCCGGTCGTGCGCGTGCACTCGCCCACCGAGCAGCGGAACCCGGCCACCGCCGAGATCGACCGGCGCGACACGCTCGGCGTGCTGCGCCTGATCAACGCGCAGGACGCGCTGGTCGCGGCCGCGGTTTCGGCCGCGCTGCCGGCGCTGGCCGAGGCGGTGGACCTCGGCGTGGCGGCGCTGCGTGGCGGCGGGCGCGTGCACTACGCGGGCGCGGGCTCGTCCGGGCGGCTCGGCGTGATGGACGCGGCCGAGATCCCCCCGACGTACGGGTATCCGCCGGACCGGTTCGTGGCGCGCCTGGCCGGCGGCCCGGCCGCGATGACCGCGGCGGTGGAGGAGGTCGAGGACTCCGTCGCGCTGGGCCGGGACGACCTCGCCGGCGTGACGTCGTCGGACCTGGTCGTGGGCCTGGCCGCGTCCGGTCGTACCCCCTATGTGGCCGGGGCGTTCGAGGCGGCGCGGTCGGTGGGCGCGCCGACCGTGCTGATCACCGCGAACCCGGCCGCGACGCTTGCGCCGGACGTGCTGGTCTGCGCGGAGACCGGCCCGGAGGCGATCGCCGGGTCGACCCGGATGAAGGCCGGGACCGCGCAGAAGATGCTGCTGCACACGTTCTCCACCGCCGTGATGATCCGGATGGGCCGGACGTTCTCGAACCTGATGGTGGACGTCCGCGCCACGAACGCGAAGCTGCGCGGCCGGATGCTGGCCACGCTCGCGGAGGCGACCGGCGCGGGCGAGCAGGAGTGCCGGGCCGCGCTCTCCGCCGCGGACGGCGACCTGAAGGTGGCGATCACGTCGGTGCTGGCCGGCGTGGACCCACCGGCGGCCCGCCGCGCGCTGCGGGCGTGCGACGGCGTGGTCCGGGCCGCGCTGACCCACCTCGGCCGGGCCTGA
- a CDS encoding flavin reductase family protein, whose amino-acid sequence MTTSSIDTDLSARFKDAFRAYPTGVALICATGPAGPAGLTASSVASVSVDPPALSFSVMGSPSAQVITAAPSFVVHLLGPAHAPVARSFAQPGAPRFTPGQGWDTLPTGEPLLRDAQAALRCRPLHLLPVGTSTVVVAEVVEVLLGTPGDRLIHHDRTFSTVTAPKGH is encoded by the coding sequence GTGACCACCAGCAGCATCGACACCGACCTCTCCGCACGCTTCAAGGACGCGTTCCGCGCCTACCCGACGGGCGTAGCGCTGATCTGCGCCACCGGCCCGGCCGGCCCGGCCGGCCTGACCGCGTCCAGCGTCGCGTCCGTGTCCGTGGACCCGCCCGCGCTGTCGTTCTCCGTGATGGGCTCACCGTCCGCGCAGGTCATCACGGCCGCACCGTCGTTCGTGGTGCACCTGCTCGGCCCCGCGCACGCGCCCGTCGCACGCTCCTTCGCACAGCCCGGCGCCCCGCGCTTCACACCCGGCCAGGGCTGGGACACGCTCCCGACCGGCGAGCCGCTGCTGCGCGACGCCCAGGCCGCGCTCCGCTGCCGCCCGCTGCACCTGCTGCCGGTCGGCACCTCCACCGTCGTGGTCGCCGAGGTCGTCGAGGTCCTTCTCGGCACCCCCGGCGATCGCCTGATCCACCACGACCGTACGTTCAGCACGGTCACCGCCCCGAAAGGACACTGA
- a CDS encoding PPOX class F420-dependent oxidoreductase — MSFTDEEIAYLRSQPVGRLATVGEDGQPDVVPVAFEFEDGVFWVGGSGESVLRTRKFLNVAAGNRRVALVVDDMVSFDPFVVRGIRIYGDVDGPVERIGMIGPGHFLRIVPWVSWSWNMAGEPVGAAWYESRRADHP, encoded by the coding sequence ATGTCGTTCACGGATGAGGAGATCGCCTATCTGCGGTCGCAGCCGGTGGGGCGGCTGGCGACGGTCGGCGAGGACGGGCAGCCGGACGTCGTGCCGGTGGCGTTCGAGTTCGAGGATGGCGTGTTCTGGGTCGGGGGCTCCGGGGAGTCCGTGTTGCGGACCCGGAAGTTCCTGAACGTCGCGGCCGGGAATCGGCGGGTGGCGCTGGTGGTGGACGACATGGTGTCGTTCGATCCGTTCGTCGTGCGCGGGATCCGGATCTACGGCGACGTGGACGGGCCGGTGGAGCGGATCGGCATGATCGGGCCCGGGCATTTCCTGCGGATCGTGCCGTGGGTCTCGTGGAGCTGGAACATGGCTGGCGAGCCGGTGGGCGCGGCCTGGTACGAATCGCGGCGCGCCGATCACCCCTGA
- a CDS encoding 2-dehydropantoate 2-reductase: MADSTKVCVVGAGAVGGVLGGRLAAAGVPVSALARGATRDALRTHGWRVDASSSPVAAVSDDAADLGPQDVVIIAVKSHHLPALAPSLTPLITPSTVVVPALNGVPWWFFHDFGGALEGTVLDATDPDRTVTAALPPSQVLGCVVHLAADQAEPGHALLTAGDELIIGEPSGALSDRAGQTAALLRTGGFRVTVSDAIQRDVWFKLWGNMTMNPISALTGATADLVLDDPLVNAFIQRVMTEAAALGALIGAPIAQSAEDRIAVTRRLGAFKTSMLQDAESGRPIELDALVTAVSEIGARLAIPTPNIDALLGLTRLAARRRGLYSGA; encoded by the coding sequence GTGGCTGACTCGACGAAGGTCTGCGTGGTCGGTGCCGGTGCCGTCGGCGGCGTGCTCGGCGGCCGGCTCGCCGCGGCCGGGGTCCCGGTCTCCGCGCTCGCCCGCGGCGCCACGCGCGACGCGCTGCGCACCCACGGCTGGCGCGTCGACGCCTCGTCGTCACCGGTCGCCGCGGTCAGTGACGACGCGGCCGACCTCGGCCCGCAGGACGTGGTGATCATCGCGGTCAAGTCGCACCACCTGCCCGCGCTCGCCCCGTCGCTGACCCCGCTGATCACGCCGTCGACCGTCGTGGTCCCGGCGCTCAACGGCGTGCCGTGGTGGTTCTTCCACGACTTCGGCGGCGCGCTCGAGGGCACCGTCCTCGACGCCACCGACCCGGACCGCACCGTCACCGCCGCGCTCCCGCCGTCCCAGGTGCTGGGCTGCGTGGTCCACCTGGCGGCGGACCAGGCCGAGCCCGGCCACGCGCTGCTCACCGCGGGCGACGAGCTGATCATCGGCGAGCCGTCCGGCGCACTCTCGGACCGCGCCGGGCAGACCGCCGCACTGCTGCGCACCGGCGGCTTCCGGGTCACCGTGAGCGACGCGATCCAGCGTGACGTCTGGTTCAAGCTCTGGGGCAACATGACCATGAACCCGATCTCCGCGCTCACCGGTGCCACCGCCGACCTGGTCCTCGACGACCCGCTGGTCAACGCGTTCATCCAGCGCGTGATGACCGAGGCGGCCGCGCTCGGCGCCCTCATCGGCGCCCCGATCGCGCAGAGCGCCGAGGACCGCATCGCCGTCACCCGCCGCCTCGGCGCCTTCAAGACCTCCATGCTCCAGGACGCCGAATCCGGCCGTCCGATCGAGCTCGACGCCCTGGTCACCGCCGTCAGCGAAATCGGCGCCCGCCTCGCCATCCCCACCCCGAACATCGACGCGCTCCTCGGCCTCACCCGCCTGGCCGCACGCCGGCGGGGCCTGTATTCAGGGGCATAG
- a CDS encoding YbaB/EbfC family nucleoid-associated protein: MLNNHREGRGEALGGLVTVTASPDGRITGVRLDPGLRFVHVDQMAAAVLTAANAALDDALPDPHADEMARFTGALTEALNHLGRP; this comes from the coding sequence GTGCTCAACAATCATCGGGAGGGCCGGGGCGAGGCGCTGGGCGGGCTGGTCACGGTGACCGCGAGCCCGGACGGCCGGATCACCGGCGTCCGGCTCGACCCCGGGCTGCGCTTCGTGCACGTCGACCAGATGGCCGCCGCGGTGCTCACCGCCGCGAACGCCGCACTCGACGACGCGCTGCCGGACCCGCACGCGGACGAGATGGCCCGGTTCACCGGCGCGCTCACCGAGGCGCTCAACCACCTCGGGAGGCCGTGA
- a CDS encoding N-acetylglucosamine kinase produces the protein MVLVVGIDVGGSGVRGRAERDGHVLSEASIPGPVRMTGTDLAPVVAALVRTLTSPAGPVDAVVIGCAGVATFGAALRDPLVAAVPGTRVAVCSDLLTAYVGGLGLSAATLLTDGGSGVVLAAGTGAVAFGGAPVTGWRRVDGWGHLLGDDGGGAWIGRAGLRAALRAVDGRPGGSATLLDLMRARLGEPSEVIADLTGRPDRAGAMAAFAPSVIEAAARDPIATGILAEAAVHLADTAHAATDSGDVAVVGNLVRPGGPLAESLGNTLRAHGMTPRAAAGAPLDGAVTLARALCRGTPADALATAGALTVHG, from the coding sequence ATGGTCCTGGTCGTCGGGATCGACGTCGGCGGCTCCGGGGTGCGCGGCCGGGCGGAGCGCGACGGCCACGTCCTTTCAGAAGCCTCGATCCCCGGCCCGGTACGAATGACCGGCACCGACCTGGCCCCGGTGGTCGCCGCCCTGGTGCGGACGCTGACGTCTCCGGCCGGGCCGGTCGACGCCGTGGTGATCGGTTGCGCGGGTGTGGCCACGTTCGGCGCCGCGCTGCGGGACCCGCTGGTCGCGGCCGTTCCGGGGACCCGCGTCGCGGTGTGTTCCGATCTGCTGACCGCCTACGTGGGCGGCCTCGGGCTCTCCGCCGCCACGCTGCTCACCGACGGCGGATCCGGCGTGGTCCTCGCGGCCGGGACCGGCGCCGTCGCGTTCGGCGGTGCGCCCGTCACCGGCTGGCGACGCGTGGACGGCTGGGGCCACCTGCTCGGTGACGACGGCGGCGGCGCCTGGATCGGCCGCGCCGGTCTCCGGGCCGCGCTCCGCGCCGTCGACGGCCGCCCGGGCGGGTCGGCGACGCTGCTGGACCTGATGCGCGCCCGCCTCGGCGAGCCCTCCGAGGTGATCGCGGACCTGACCGGCCGGCCGGACCGCGCGGGCGCCATGGCCGCGTTCGCACCCTCCGTGATCGAGGCCGCGGCCCGCGATCCGATCGCCACCGGCATCCTCGCGGAAGCCGCCGTGCATCTCGCGGACACCGCACACGCGGCCACGGACTCCGGGGACGTCGCCGTGGTCGGAAACCTGGTCCGGCCCGGCGGCCCACTCGCCGAGTCGCTGGGAAACACCCTCCGGGCACACGGGATGACCCCGAGGGCGGCGGCCGGTGCGCCGCTGGACGGAGCGGTCACCCTGGCCCGCGCGCTGTGTCGGGGAACTCCGGCCGATGCGCTGGCCACGGCGGGCGCGCTGACCGTGCACGGCTGA
- a CDS encoding DUF4331 domain-containing protein produces MSTIARKTLAATAAALIAGAGAYVLVPPAATASSHREAPAIASDPAVDNTDLYAFTSPDRPGFVTFILNVMPFEAPDGGPNFFPFATDATYNVNVDNDGDAKADVIFRWTFSTDDRRGNRTFLYNDGPVTALDDENLLVRQSYKLEASFGGAPFEPAVPSAPVAPSRVGTASMPDYQKLRDAATITLDGGWRIFAGQADDPFFLDLRVFDLLYGGDLSETGNDSLAGFNVNTIALEVPYKDVALGHDATRNPVVGVWTTTERPQVRITGENRGVTGETVQVSRLGNPLVNEVVVPAGLKDTFNASTPDRDADNPALVARVNEPEVPKLIEQIYNIPAPATPRADLAEIYLTGLTTKAGGPIKADLNSQLANADTDPNRFRPSEQLRLNLATPVTANPSRLGVLGGDLQGFPNGRRLTDDVVDISLQALAGAAQTGKLVDALGTGDRVDGNDQGFSGTFPYLALPNTARPGPAGNGAAAPAADQQGTGMVPQLAAQTGPLNQMMLTTLAAGLAGAAGAALVVFGLLWRRRQVAAATATPAPDAPRVSFAPGRVMGTARVTDDPTLRPPSDPFTTKD; encoded by the coding sequence ATGTCCACGATAGCGCGCAAGACGCTCGCCGCCACGGCAGCCGCGCTGATAGCCGGCGCCGGCGCGTACGTGCTCGTACCGCCGGCCGCGACCGCGTCCAGCCACCGGGAGGCACCGGCGATCGCGTCGGACCCGGCGGTCGACAACACCGACCTGTACGCGTTCACCAGCCCGGACCGCCCCGGGTTCGTGACCTTCATCCTGAACGTGATGCCGTTCGAGGCGCCGGACGGCGGCCCGAACTTCTTCCCGTTCGCCACGGACGCCACCTACAACGTCAACGTCGACAACGACGGCGACGCGAAGGCGGACGTGATCTTCCGGTGGACGTTCAGCACGGACGACCGGCGCGGCAACCGCACGTTCCTCTACAACGACGGGCCGGTCACCGCGCTCGACGACGAGAACCTGCTGGTCCGGCAGTCGTACAAGCTGGAGGCGTCGTTCGGCGGCGCGCCGTTCGAGCCGGCGGTGCCGAGCGCGCCGGTCGCACCGTCCCGGGTCGGCACCGCGTCCATGCCGGACTACCAGAAGCTGCGGGACGCGGCCACGATCACGCTCGACGGCGGCTGGCGAATCTTCGCGGGGCAGGCCGACGACCCGTTCTTCCTGGACCTGCGCGTCTTCGACCTGCTCTACGGCGGTGACCTGAGCGAGACCGGCAACGACTCGCTCGCCGGCTTCAACGTGAACACGATCGCGCTGGAGGTGCCCTACAAGGATGTCGCGCTCGGCCACGACGCGACCCGCAACCCGGTCGTCGGCGTCTGGACCACCACGGAACGCCCGCAGGTGCGGATCACCGGCGAGAACCGCGGCGTCACCGGCGAGACCGTGCAGGTGTCCCGGCTCGGCAACCCGCTGGTCAACGAGGTGGTCGTGCCGGCCGGGCTGAAGGACACGTTCAACGCGTCCACGCCGGACCGGGACGCGGACAACCCGGCGCTGGTCGCCCGGGTCAACGAGCCCGAGGTGCCGAAGCTGATCGAGCAGATCTACAACATCCCCGCGCCCGCGACGCCCCGCGCGGACCTGGCCGAGATCTACCTGACCGGGCTCACGACGAAGGCCGGCGGACCGATCAAGGCGGACCTGAACTCGCAGCTGGCGAACGCGGACACGGACCCGAACCGATTCCGGCCGTCCGAGCAGCTGCGCCTCAACCTGGCCACGCCCGTCACCGCCAACCCGTCCCGGCTCGGCGTGCTCGGCGGCGACCTTCAGGGCTTCCCGAACGGCCGCCGGCTCACCGACGACGTCGTCGACATCTCGCTGCAGGCGTTGGCCGGCGCGGCACAGACCGGGAAACTGGTCGACGCGCTCGGCACCGGCGACCGGGTCGACGGCAACGACCAGGGCTTCTCCGGTACGTTCCCGTACCTGGCGCTGCCGAACACCGCCCGGCCCGGCCCCGCCGGGAACGGTGCCGCCGCGCCGGCCGCGGACCAGCAGGGAACCGGCATGGTGCCGCAGCTCGCGGCGCAGACCGGCCCGCTGAACCAGATGATGCTGACCACGCTCGCGGCCGGGCTCGCCGGAGCGGCCGGGGCCGCGCTGGTCGTCTTCGGGCTGCTGTGGCGGCGCCGCCAGGTCGCGGCCGCCACGGCGACGCCGGCACCGGACGCGCCGCGCGTCTCGTTCGCGCCCGGTCGCGTGATGGGCACGGCCCGCGTCACGGACGATCCCACGCTCCGCCCGCCGAGCGACCCGTTCACCACGAAGGACTGA
- a CDS encoding tetratricopeptide repeat protein, which yields MRSRTRRVLVTVAAAVAVTIGAAVLYRPGPVPAPVAAPASVDAIAVTQERLRLVPGDWRSWAGLGVLYVERARGTGDPGDYARAEEAVRRSYALRADRNADALVADGMLANARHDFAAGRDLATEALALNDHDATAQAVLADALTQLGAPGTATAAVQRLLDLRPGLSAYARGSYDLELRGDDAGAADLMRRALTAATSATDLAFCRAHLGDLAWNRGDLAGASAAYAAGLPAGPHSTALRRGQARVLAAQGRTAEALEIWAALPPEAGNLMEYADLLRALGRPGEARAQLALAEAQHALFTANGGVDGITGAHLAIALGDPDAAVTAARAEYDRRRHPDVADAYAWALHAAGRDAEALPPAREALAGGARPASYLYHLGVIAHTLGDPSWRGHLEAALARNPAFSPTDAADARRLLAVPA from the coding sequence ATGAGAAGCAGGACGAGACGCGTGCTGGTGACGGTCGCGGCGGCCGTGGCGGTCACGATCGGGGCGGCGGTGCTGTACCGGCCGGGCCCGGTGCCGGCCCCGGTCGCGGCGCCGGCCTCGGTGGACGCGATCGCGGTCACCCAGGAACGGCTGCGGCTGGTGCCGGGGGACTGGCGGTCGTGGGCCGGGCTCGGCGTGCTCTACGTGGAGCGGGCACGCGGCACCGGGGACCCCGGCGACTACGCGCGGGCCGAGGAGGCGGTGCGGCGCTCCTATGCCCTGCGCGCCGACCGGAACGCGGACGCGCTGGTCGCGGACGGGATGCTGGCCAACGCGCGGCACGACTTCGCGGCCGGGCGCGACCTGGCGACCGAGGCGCTCGCGCTGAACGACCACGACGCGACCGCCCAGGCCGTGCTCGCGGACGCGCTCACCCAGCTCGGCGCGCCCGGCACCGCCACGGCCGCGGTCCAGCGGCTGCTCGATCTGCGGCCGGGCCTCTCCGCGTACGCGCGCGGCTCCTATGATCTTGAACTTCGCGGCGACGACGCGGGCGCGGCCGACCTGATGAGACGCGCGCTGACCGCCGCCACCTCGGCCACCGACCTCGCCTTCTGCCGCGCGCACCTCGGCGACCTGGCCTGGAATCGCGGTGACCTGGCCGGTGCGTCCGCGGCCTACGCGGCCGGGCTGCCGGCCGGCCCGCACAGCACGGCGCTGCGGCGGGGGCAGGCCCGGGTGCTGGCAGCGCAGGGGCGTACCGCCGAGGCTCTGGAGATCTGGGCGGCGCTGCCGCCTGAGGCCGGAAACCTGATGGAGTACGCGGATCTGCTGCGCGCGCTCGGCCGTCCCGGCGAGGCGCGGGCACAGCTGGCACTGGCCGAGGCGCAGCACGCGCTGTTCACCGCGAACGGCGGCGTGGACGGGATCACCGGCGCGCACCTGGCGATCGCGCTCGGCGACCCGGACGCGGCCGTGACCGCGGCCCGGGCCGAATACGACCGGCGGCGGCACCCGGACGTGGCCGACGCCTACGCCTGGGCGCTGCACGCGGCCGGCCGCGACGCCGAAGCGCTGCCGCCGGCCCGGGAGGCGCTGGCCGGCGGCGCGCGACCCGCGTCCTACCTCTACCACCTCGGCGTCATCGCGCACACGCTCGGCGACCCGTCGTGGCGCGGTCACCTCGAGGCGGCGCTGGCCCGCAACCCGGCCTTCTCGCCGACGGACGCCGCGGACGCGCGCCGGCTGCTGGCGGTGCCGGCATGA